The following coding sequences are from one Rutidosis leptorrhynchoides isolate AG116_Rl617_1_P2 chromosome 11, CSIRO_AGI_Rlap_v1, whole genome shotgun sequence window:
- the LOC139875875 gene encoding uncharacterized protein has translation MNGRFQHESIPWCLIFADDIVLVLESQDELNRRLEQWRIALEHNGLRISRHKSEYLRYDFETVEEEHNDIVNIQIGDQILPPQDSFKYLGLMLHKSGKIDEDVTHRIRVGWLKWRAVKGVLCDKKVPLKLKGKFFKVAIRPAMLYEVKNTTLKMREGRLRWFGHVLRRPPTTPVRRVETLMVGGIRRRGRPRCRLKDRLKLDMKELLLTEDMNFDRNMWMS, from the exons atgaacgggagatTTCAACATGAGAGCATCCCATGGTGCCTAATTTTCGCCGATGATATTGTTTTAGTTTTGGAGTCTCAGGATGAGCTAAATAGAAGGCTGGAACAATGGAGGATCGCCTTAGAACATAATGGACTACGGATTAGCAGACAtaaatcggagtaccttagatACGATTTCGAGACGGTCGAAGAAGAACACAACGATATAGTGAATATCCAAATTGGGGACCAAATCTTACCACCACAAGACTCTTTTAAATACTTAGGCTTGATGCTTCACAAATCGGGAAAGATAGATGAGGATGTGACTCACCGTATtcgagtaggatggttgaagtggagagcaGTGAAAGGGGTTCTGTGTGACAAGAAAGTACCCCTTAAATTGAAAggaaaattcttcaaggtggcaatcagaccagCCATGTTGTATG AAGTTAAGAACACCACCCTCAAGAtgagggaaggacgacttagatggtttgggcatgttttGAGGCGCCCACCTACAACTCCAGTTAGGAGAGTTGAGACCCTCATGGTTGGTGGCATAAGGCGAAGGGGACGACCTAGATGTAGGTTgaaggatagattgaagcttgacatgaaggagcttCTTTTGACGGAGGACATGAATTTTGATAGGAATATGTGGATGAGTTAG